A window of Penaeus chinensis breed Huanghai No. 1 chromosome 9, ASM1920278v2, whole genome shotgun sequence genomic DNA:
AGGAATGACCTCTCCTTTTTCCAGTAgactgctttcttttttctctttcttttattttgtacctTAAAGAATTCTTgaattatagatataattttcTCACAAATGTTTCCATAACCAAACCCTGTCATACAATATAATATTCATTGTATGCAATTGCTAGAGCCAATAATCCAATTTCAGAAGCTAAAGTGACTGTTGCAGAGGTAACAAATTGTGTATCATAATGAGAATTTATACATTTGATTTTGTTAGAATATTAGTAGAAAATAATATGTCATGCTTTAGCCATTGCTTGTCATTAATCCATGCTTAGGATCACTCTCCTCCCATAAAATTGCACTTGTATTTAATAAGTTAATGCATCACTTAGGTTTGAATATAGACTGTCTATGGAAAATTGCtgcaataatagatataattgaCATCTGCAGGTAGAATCAGGTCTTTGAATACTTCAGCCTGCATTCATCTAGATGTAACTTTAAGTAGTGCATTGTTACATGATAACAATTTTATTGTTGGTGATTGTAACAAGGTTTATTCTTCTAGCTTCAATTGTATCAAACCAGTTAAATTGTATTAAACCAGTGAACAAACAAACTAGATTTTAATTATCCCTAAATTATCGCAAAAACAttttgtgtacaaatatatatcgaATTTATAGACTGTATAAACACAATACAGCAGCTGGATATCATCTAACACTTGATTTACAATTTAATGGTCTAAATACTGCAATGAAGATCAAGTGCCTGCCTGCAAAAAAAGAAACTTCTGTGTATGCTAAATGTACCTCAAGAGTAAGCATAGCAGACATACCACTTGTAAAAAGTTAAAATGGTATGTCTGCTAGTGTTTCTTCATTAGACTTCagtcattgttttatcattttatgaATTCATTCTTGTCACCCactttttcccgttttctatggtaatagaaatgaaagggagaaacaaTAGGAGAAactatgatatgtgtgtgtgtgtgtgtgtgtgtgcgtgcgtgtgtgtgtgtgtgtgtgtgtgtgtgtgtatgtgtgtgtatgtgtgtgtgtatgtgtatgtgtatgtgtatgtgtatgtgtatgtgtatgtgtatgtgtatgtgtatgtatgtgtgtatgtatgtatgtatgtatgtatgtatgtatgtaatgtatgtatgtaatgtatgtatgtatgcatgtatgtatgtatgtatgtatgtatgtatgtgtgtatgtgtgttcgtatacttagacacacacatatattcgagtgtatatatatatatatatatatatatatatatatatatatatatacacacacacacatgtacatgtgtatatatacatatctatatatacatgtatatatacatatgtatatatacacatatgtatacatatatacatatacatatacatatacatatatatacacataaatatatatatatgtatatgcgtgtatatatatgtatgtgtgtatatatatgtatatgtatgtgtgtatatatatatatatatatatatatatatatatatatatatatatacatatacacacatgtgttcgcgcgcgcgcgtgtgtgtgtgtgtgtgtgtgtgtgtgtgtgtgtgtgtgtgtgtgtgtgtgtgtgtgtgtgtgtgtgtgtgtgtgtgtgtgtgtgtgtatgtatgtgtaaataaatgtaccGAAATCGGTGTTTCAAgagcagcgcacacacacacacacacacacacacgcacacacacacacacacacacacacacacacatatatatatatatatacacatatatatatacttatatgtatatgtgtgtatacatacatatgtgtaaatatacatatatatgtatgtgtgtgtgagtgtgttaagaagaaaataaaatataattgtgTTTTTAATAATCATGGTGGCTATTTCCTTCAGGCTCTGGCGTAATTTGGTTTCCTGTGGCGCTAGTGTTATCTCGTTGGGAGACCAGAGTCTTTGTGCCGGACCAAGCCAGTGTTTCTACAGACACATCAGTACCCAGTTCTGAGCTCGCTAATGTCCACATTTGATCATCTTACGTCGTGATATATTTTAAATAAGAAGCATCACAGTAGAGCAGTGCGTTTATTCCATGAGAAGCGTTCATTCCTAGCACAGAATGTCAAGCCTGCAGCATATCATATTAGTAGTATCTGCAACACATTTCGCTTGGAGGGCTGTATCAGGTGAAGCTACATTAGAAGGTTAGTTCTTTCACCGTGCTTTCAGTAATTCGTTGACTTTAAGAAAAGGTATTATATTTTTcagaatataatataaacacgcacacccacacgcacacgcacacgcacacgcacacgcacacgcacacgcacacgcacacgcacacgcacacgcacacacgcacacgcacacgcacacgcacacgcacacgcacacacacgcacacacacacacgcacacacacacacgcacacacacgcacgcgcacacgcacacacacacacacacacacgcacacgcacacacacacgcacacgcacacacacacgcacacacacacgcacgcacacacacacgcacacacacacgcacacccacacgcacacgcacacacacgcacaaacacacacacacacgcacacacacacacacgcacacacacacgcacacacacacgcacacacacacacacacacacacacacacacacacacagacacacacacacacacacacagacacacacacacacagacacacacacacacacagacacacacacacacacagacacactcacacacacacacacacacacacacacagacacacacacacacagacacacacacagacacacacacacacacacacacacacacacacacacacacacacacacacacacacacacacacacacacacgtacatatatgtatgtacgtgcttaCATGTATGACATACTTTTTTTTGCGTGCTGAAACGccgtttctttttaattcttagtgtggctgtttcatatatatatatatatatatatatatatatataatgtatgtattcatgcatacatagacatacatacataagcagtgtttgtatgtgtgtgtatatacatatatatatatatatatatatatatatatatatagatagatacacacacacgcacgcacacacacacacacacacacacacacacacacacacacacacacacacacacacacacacacacacacacacacacacacacacacacagacacacacacacacacacatacacacacaatatatatatatacatatatatatatgtatatacatacatatatatatgtatatatatattgtgtgtgtatgtgtgtgtgtgtgtgtgtgtgtgtgtgtatatgtgtgtatgtgtatgtgtatgtgtatgtgtatgtgtgtgtatgtgtatgtgtatgtgtatgtgtatgtgtatgtgtatgtgtatgtgtatgtgtatgtgtatgtatgtatgtatgtatgtatgtatgtatgtatgtatgtgtgtgggagagagagaacgtgggaCTGAAGGAAACCACGTTCCTGCGGCGTCAAAGGATACGAGTGAATGAGCGGCGCCGAGAATCCCCATCATCAGGCGACGGCGAAGGACATGTAGTGTACCTCTTTGCAACAAGACTACAGCGCGGGTCTTGCAGAATATGACCTTCGAACAATTACAAATACttcgtttttcatttctttctggtCATTTAGTTCATTTTAACTTTATTATCCATTCTATTATATTTACTATGTTTTTGTCATAATGTCCATACTTCttttaaagtaataaaaaaaaaaaaagaataacgttAAAATAACGAAATCAAGGATAAAACGAAACCTGAATATTAAAAGGAAAACCTGAGATCCCTCAGTCTGTATTTTCTCAAAATTTACAATACTCATAACACATCCAAACTGGCCtcttgtaaacaatgaaaatatacttatatcTCTCTCGTAGACAATAAAAACACCAAGGAGACGCTCAGTAAGGCCGAGCGCTCCGGGAACCACTGCTTATCAGACGAGCACAACCATCCAAgagggagtttgtttgtttgttggatttcttggctatcgacCAGCGGCATATAGCCATGTTAACACAGCCAGCCAAgatcattaagccaatggatcctattcatcaTTTAAATCTATATAAGGGCATAAACTTTTGTCTcacttagaaaagtgattactttaattataattttttcattgtctgaaaACAGATATGATATTGTAAATTATGTTTTATTTGGAGATAATTTTTTGTGGTTGTGCTGGAGTATTTTGGGCATATTGTTAATAGATGATTTAAGGGAAGGCTGGTAGTTCATTGGGGGCACTGTAGAGGGAAAGTTCTCGCTGTATAGGGAGTCAGGTGGGTGATTCTGGTGGTAttgaccctgagacgggccaGAACCACCACCTCCCTTCTGACTTTCATGTGGGCTGTATCCCAcagttctatttttttgtttgattatatTTGTCAGCtgcaggttggtccactcactttgccacagatgtatttttgcttttataagagacacaaaacgccTGAGATCTGTACGGACTATGCTAAGGTCCAGATCAACAGTTGACCCGGCAAGTTTGTCGGCCTGCTCATTGCTATGGATACCGGAGTGGGCTGGTATTCATAGTACTTTATTGATATGTTGGCACCATGTAGTCtacaaatgatattacccagtagttcatttttagtggtttctaatgaccTAATGGCTTTAAGTGAAtttaatgaatcagaaaaaataactattctatcgtgggtcgtcgatagtgcaaaatctaaagCTATATCAATGACAAAAAGTTCGGCATAAAAGATCGATGTATgtttcggcagtctgaacttcaattcacattcagtcgactatacacctacacccacacattcatctgtcttggagccgtcgttatatatataaaaaaaagggagacatttaataaggatctctctgaataTCTGGCGTACCTCCACTTCCGGCGCCAtagccttagctgatggaagccaagcttccataaTGGAAAAATTGGTGGTTTCCCATGGCGCCATATTtgattgaaccagggtatcaatggtagagagatctataccgactttcacGACGATGTCGTTGAGTCGCGTGGCAAGGGGCCTAATCCCTCGATTGCCATAAGGATGGTCTCGAGCCACATTTGCGGCATAGGTCAaagctaattggccgcgtctgagtcggaggggaggtactcctgactccacctcgaGACGTTCGATCCGAGTACACTTCAAGGGTCCatgacacacacgtaaacaagcattctgtaCATCCGAACCTTTCAAAACTGATTTCGATGctgaatcatacacgattgacccacaATCCACTTTAGACCTAATAAAGGCTTtaaatatcattagcaaagactttttatcagctccccatttattaccagaaatgcgcTTTAATAGATTTAGTGCGccttgacatttattctttaattgaccaatgtgggctttccaattaagtctacaatcaacgAGTAGACCAAGAGATCTAGCAGAATTTGGAATAGGTACTGGgtgattgtctagagttagcctgctGTCCGGCTTCCTTCTCTGTGTAAAAATATCCCAATACTCTAtcttatggaaaacttaaaaccccactggaggcctcagttatgaatcatatccagtgtcagttggatgcgatttgccgagaattctgcaatcctgctggaatgccataatgcacattCATCAACATACAGTGAGTATTCAAGCTGGTAaaatgtcattgatcatacatagaaataacgtggtgacaagacacttcctcgTGGGACCCCtcttgcctggacaaaaatgtcctaAACAGTGACATTGTCGGAAAAAAGTTTGAGTCATAGAACTGGAAATACTGAAAAAAAGGCAATTGTCTCTTGAATAGGACTGTCCATTTTCATAGTTGATCAAGAGTTtgacgtccctttcggaagcactgctcgtcaacttgtaaattactggaatttaaatgcaatagcctactgtagACAAATCGTTCCATGACCTTGGATCAGCAACTTATCAACGCAATTGGGctgtaggagatggcagatttgtttttttccctctcctttcagtGTGGGAacgatgtgggcgaagtgccatgagtttggaagaATGTGACTTTtttcaaatttcattgtacacttctaacaACTTAATCATGGAATCataattaagatgctttatcatctcatatcgaatctcatcggggcctggggatgttcctctacaggcttctagggctcagaCAATTAAAGTCAtcttctgtggcaaagtgaataggttgcagctcagccgcttccttggtggTTAGGAATGCGGGATGataattgtctgagctgcttgtatatgaGAACTGGCTGGTGCGTGCATTAGCagtgtctctaggtgaatcgaaattggttTCTTCATGAATGAAATTTTCAATTTTGGAGAATGTGttgttttctcatttattttattgGCAGTAAACAAACCTGTGACACTGTGGTGttactgttaattgtagagacaaagctccaccaggaatctctttttgcttgtctaattgttCTACGAGCACTAgcttttgcttgtttgtaattgcaaaagttcttgttattgatattatttttggaaAGCCTGTAGGTCCTATTGCgttggcacagcgccctgcggcaatctggtatCCTCCATGGAACTCTTATgtttaacgctatctgtcgaagttttaggaatggatagcattgCTGCATCTAAAATCGAGTTAAAatcaagttcgagcttgacgctccttgtgaaggcgacccagtttGCTCTtattacgttaaatttaggtgctgaaggcgttcttatcGTGTCGCATGAATATGCAATAAACATAGgtaggtgatcgcttcccaaggAGCGTTGGACTACCATCATtgagaaggaccagatcagaatcattaatcaacttaactacttgctcacctctactatCCActcgcagggaaccccataacgtatgatgagcattaaagtcacctaagattaatttattttgtggcatactatcctgaagagcaaaaagctcatcataaattaccacattatcaggtgggcaataaactgaacatgtagtcagatacgcgttattgatttttactttgcatgcgacaaactccaatgTAGAACCAATTGccacttcagtgaaagggaggctttagtggatgtacatggcgactccgccttcacccctaccctctcgatccttccgacatagtTGGTAGTTCTTCAACGAAACGACCTCATCTGAGACGGGGTTGGTTAAATGCGTTTCCTGGAGGACTAGAATCTCGGGAGCATAAGACGAGGCTAATAAACTAAGTTCATTTACTTTAGTTCTAAGATGTCGACAGTTCCATTGTCTAATGGTTAACgcaaagattacgttttatgtgGTTTTGGAAGTGACTTGTCCgccgattttatttatttttttctttgagggaagctcgtcctcctctccctctctacccaggggcctcccatgggtattttttgagacagtagcctccatgtgcTGCGTCTCGCTGCAGGGGAGATGCCCAATAGATGATCTGTGccgagaaacagaccaaaaaCCAGGcaaagtcctagcaggagccccctggacgagaaggtgtgaTGCAgattgttttggtatcatcctccttatgatgctgctccttttgctgggttgatttagcaatttgttgaattgtattattCAATTCTTTAATCTGATTAATTAATTCCCAaaccgtttcctttaactctGCAATGTATTTGTCTTTAGCCGCAAGCTCCTGACTGATCCCTTTTGCACTGGGAGTGCTGTTTGTTGTTGCTGaagcataggaagtattgggtttgctggtcaaaccttcaactctCCCCTTGGCTTCACGGTGACTAACATCATGCCCtatcatgtatgctaatatttcagtctcattcttcaagctgctgcactcggcagagctaGATTGATGgagacctccacagttagcacacttaaGAGTGTTCTCAGTACATTCAGCAGTGTCATgagctccagcacatttaccacaagtaaatttactagtatatatcattacatcgtaatgaggtgtgtccaaacgcttggcatctattacagcgcatagttttttaatgtaaggtcgcacttgggcACGTTCTTATCCAactgtgacatactcaggaattttattttaagcaaaagtaaaaaagcacaatccggtttttgttcgtaCATTCATTttttggtcatgcagttcacgtccactacgctttggtccttcacaTTTTTCAAGAATTtgactctcctccattgtcctcaaattcCTGTTAAAGATTACTTCCTTGCAGGTACTGGGGCCAATACGGATACTTACTTTAACTTTCAAATCATAAATCTGCGTCATTAACCTGGGAGTTGAATTACACTTTTACAAAGAAAACCATCTCGCAATTTACGGGCAAAAtcgaaatcgccgtccacttgaccattaAGGACATTGATGATGAAGGAGTTAACTTTCAAAAGCGAtagattttcattcacgcatttgacagtcaaataccttgcattctctggAGGGAATGCAAAAATTCGATgctcacgtttgtcagcagtagtgTTCCATTGTTCAAAGTTGCTTTAGTCTTAGGAGTGTCATGGACCCCCTTCCTTGAGATTATGCTGGGTTTCGGGCCCGTTCCCGTTGTCCTTAACTATTGGTAATCAACCTAACagtaatagctaagagaagagtatggcagtttccgtcctctaccccccccccccccccccagtggaagcttgattgcgttctccagtaccaaagagggatcgagttatgtggaagacccCTCCATACCTTCGAACTAggaaggacggtaattcgatgcTCATTCCCCAaacgaatacgggagcccacaagggtactccggtaggctcagggaagtcacataaagtaaggaaaataatttagaataaaagaaaaagtgcacCCAAAGGACGGCTTACACtattgggcctccctacccagaaGCCAATGCCCGTaaaggctaccctggtgtagaaaagtgctgcgggtctgaggtggggtgctgactactactactgtagtctcgtgcgACCTGCAAATGCAAGGCACTGAGGGTGCAAACAAAGCAGAAAGTGTTGAAAGTTCTGAAAAGTCAGATGTTTACGTTATGTAATttacgttagaaaaaaaaatatcgtgacGAGAGGCCACGGACACCAGAGTAGCTCCTGGGACACAAGAATTTTTAATCTATTGCTGTTGCGTCCGAAAAAGAAGGTCTGAACATCACAAGATGTCATACCCGAGTGTTTATATATCCTCCTTCGTCTTGTCGTATGaatgtttaataaaataaaagtgaataataacgcgcgtgcgtgtgtgtgtgtgtgtgtgtgtgtgtgtgtgtgtgtgtgtgtgtgtgtgtgtgtgtttatgcgtatgcatacacacgagcgcgcgcacacacacacaataatatttatatatatatatatatatatatatatgtacacaaatatacacgcggTGTTGTGAGATGACATAACTCTGAGTCACATCCTCGGAGTCATCTTTCTTGCGTGGGTTTCATTTCCTGCCACCTTAAAAGTTCGTCTGTTTTCGTATCACTGCATATTTTCATCGTCTAGAACAGGAATCTGGTATCATATATTATTGAATATCTGCCTTACCTTATGGACTGCAAAGTTGTTGTCACTGAGCcactcgtaaaaaaaaagaaaaaagaaaaaaaaaaagaatctttcaTGTCTCTAATATCCATTGGGGATGAAAAAATGGGTGGCTGACCATGACTTAGTGGCACgaaaatatgcatatgatatatatgatatttataagtTACTATGActcattttccctttatttcataacattcacacacacacacactgtaacgtGTTGCTTGGTTATTCAAAAATGTGAATAAGACTATCACTAGTAACTTAACTTTATTAAAAAAATGTACTGTAGCAGTTGACCAGCGGTTGGCTGGTGGTGCTGGTTCCTTAAGGCAGAAGTGGTGGAGAAGCATAAAGAAAAAGGAGTCGGCCAGAGCCCCCGCTAATGGCGCACCCGGGCCGCTAAAAAAGATCAAGGATTGACCTACATAGCTTTCTAGAGACCGGGCGAAGTGTCTGAGACAAGGTACGATGAAGTAGTTTGATGGAGAGCTTCAGTTACATGACCAAGCGCCGTGGACAAACGGCGTGACTACGTCCACATGGTCTGAGGATCATAAAGTGATTGAAAAAGATTGTTTGGTATTGCAAGATGGGGACAAGAggattacatacatatgcaaacacacacacacactcttacactttCTCATACTTAAGGTTTGGTATTGAAATGTTTCCAGACTATATCAAATATATGGATTAAAGCTGTTTGTTAATGttaattatttcattcattttgtaACTCTAGGACAAAAAACTTGCGCGTCACATGGAAGATAATTTTGCTTTTTCTAGGATGTGCAATGGGCCACCTCGATGACACCTACCGCCATACGCCCCCGGTGAGTCTTCACGATACTGTTGTGTTGCAGTTGCGGCCCAGACATATGGTGAAGGTCCTGCGACTGGTTATAGTGCTTGAAAACACGTGGGGACAACAGGTGTACCGCTTAGCCATGGATGCTGACATAGGGGTACACTGGGGGGATGTGTCCCTTGCCCTCCAAGATGTTAACACCTACCAGAACGTTCTTAAGGCAAGTGAAGCAGTGTGTTTGGCAAACAAAAAATTATCTCTGAGCTGTGCTAGGGTTTGTCTGACTTGCCTTGAACAGTTAAAGAGACCGTAAAGATAAACATATTTGCTAAATTTatcatttgtatacacatacatttattcagaACATGAATTTCGTAATATGTAATTACAGTTATCTTGGCCGCCAATTTTGCTGCACGGGATTTGGACAATTCTGTACCTACGGCTGCCGTTCCAGCATCTATTTCAGCTAGGTGTGATTCCCAAGGAAGCACAAGAAAACCCCCAGAGATCAATGGATAATTTAGTCATACCAACACCTCTTGCAGCCAGCACGAGACTCACTAGAAGTGGTATCACGAGAACTAGAATTGAGTTACTAACCAGTAACACAACTGTTGATTATGAAATAAACTGCAACAAAGGTATGTCAGAACCAGCGCTCTAAAGGTATCTAGACTAAAATTTGTTTAAATGGAAGGATTTTTTAGGCAAGTGTCTCGTACGACGTGTAACGGACTTGTAACATTTCAAATAACTTTACAAATTTGAACGTTTAATTAAGGCTTTTGATTGCCTAGAGAAATATTTGAACATTTAAAGGTGTATCTTATGAAAGATATCTATACTTATGTGGCTTTTGAAAGAAAATGCAAGTGACtaaatctaattttcttttcatatttttcttttagaCTTATAGGAAAATCTTTAGCTACTGATAACTGACAAATTAAATACGAAATCAAAACTGCCAGGTgaactaaaagaagaaaattaagatttgTCAAAAAAGGGACGGTAAGCacagatgaatataaaaaaaaagtgaaagctcAACTGCTTTAATAACTTCGGCTCTTCCCAATGGCATTATAGTGATCGCTTGTCTTTTACTGAACTACTCGAAAAATAATAGTTGATTCTCCGCAGTGAACATCATTCTGCCCAGAAAGGTAGTTCGCTGCGGTAGTGCTCTACTCTGTTATCAAAGGCTTGTCTATCCTGAACCGAATCATTTTCAAAGGATTTTTGCCTCGCCTTACTGTTCAAAATAAAGAATGCTACTGGTAATAAGTACCATTTAGGTTGTGCAACTCGGACTGTAGTTATGCAACACAATGGGCCTGTAGTTATATCCTGCTTAATTCCTTTTGATATGATACTGATCGGTCCTTACAACACTAGGACTCTGGGCAGTGGTTATTCTGGCAACGCTTCTGAAGATTCTCTCCTGGAATATAAAAAGTATACCGGGATACTTTTTCTCGTTGACATCGTACGAGAGTTAAAGGTTCGATGATTTAAATTTACTGATCACCAGTTTTACTTGCATTATATACAAAAACctgttttttttatgcaaaagtaaagttaataagaaaataacaaaaaatacactgGTCGAAGAGGAGAAGATATATCTGCCGAAGACAGCTAACATTTCAGCGAGAAATGTAATGGAAGCTAAATTCACAACTGACGGCAAGCAACGTATACTTTTTAAATACAGTCTTTAGAGGAATGTTAAAGGATTATAACCTCTTCAGAAGTTGGTATATTGTAGCCaaaaaggaggaaataataaCGTGAGATTTACACTGTTTGTGT
This region includes:
- the LOC125029208 gene encoding uncharacterized protein LOC125029208 isoform X1, encoding MSSLQHIILVVSATHFAWRAVSGEATLEGCAMGHLDDTYRHTPPVSLHDTVVLQLRPRHMVKVLRLVIVLENTWGQQVYRLAMDADIGVHWGDVSLALQDVNTYQNVLKLSWPPILLHGIWTILYLRLPFQHLFQLGVIPKEAQENPQRSMDNLVIPTPLAASTRLTRSGITRTRIELLTSNTTVDYEINCNKGEYMATSFAAAFGIASSALLWQTWVWVLLSLLILMTVFTVVTALVMYLKLKLSDSFSFRYFKKKPAGVPSVIATVHRQENPEAAETGGTEGGLRAPRVTVGMVSSRAPSPGVEVDENTFDYINRAFTHDSDHEDPH